The segment TGGCGCCCGAGCCGGCGGCGAGTGCTGCGAAGAAGAGCGCTGAGACGATGACTCCGCCCGGGTGGAGGCGGGCGAGGAGGGCCACCGCGATCGCGGTGTAGCCCTGGCCCCCGGAGAACTGCTCGAAGAGGCGGTGGGTGACGCCGGCCACCTCGATGCCGCCGGCGAGCCCCGCGAGGCCGCCGCTCACGAGCATCGCGCTCATCGTCGCCCGCCCGGGGGCGAGCCCGGCGAGACGCGCCGCGAGGAAGTTCTCGCCCGCGGCGCGCCAACGAAAGCCGAGGGTCGTGCGATGGAGCAGGAACCAGACGAGCGGCGCCGCGGCGAGCGCGAGCAGGACGCCGCCGTGCAGGCCGCTTCCGAGCGCGGGCAGCTCGGCGGCGGCCGGCAGCGGGTCGCTCTGCGGATACCTTCCGGCCGCCTCCATGAGTGGTCCGTGGACCGCGAAGCCGACGAGGCGAGCGGCGACGAAGTTCAGCATGATGGTCGAGATCACCTCGTTCACCTGCCGGCGGAGCTTCAACGCGGCGGCGAGGCCGGCCCAGAGCGCGCCGGCGACGATGCCGCACGCGAGCGCCGCCGGGAGCGCGAGCGTCCGGTCGCCCGCCGCCTGCGCCGCGGCCGTCGCGGCGAGCGCGCCCACCAGCAGCTGTCCGTCGGCGCCGATGTTCCAGACGCCGCTCCGGAACGCGATGGCGACCGCGAGGCCCATCAGCGCGAGCGGGCAGCTCTTCACGAGCGTGTCGACGAGCGCGAAACGGTCGCCGAACGCGCCTTCGACGAGGGCGCCGAGCGCGGCGAGCGGGTCGGCGCCGGCGGCCGCGAGTACGAGGCCGCTCACGAGGAGCGCGGCGCCGGCGGCCGCGGCCGGCGCCGCGAGCCGGCGCGGGTCGGGGCCGCGCGTCACGCGAGTCCCGCCATCGCGGCGCCGATGCGCTCGCGGTCGATCGGGGGAAGCGGCCCCGCGAGCCGGCCGCGATAGAGCACCCACAGGCGGTCGGCGACGGCGGCGAGCTCGTCGAGATCCGTCGAGAAGATGACGACCGCCGCGCCGGCGGCCGCGGCCGCCGCGAGCGTCGCGTGTACGTGGGCGGTCGCCGCGATGTCGAGCCCGCGCGTCGGGTTCACCGCGACCAGCACGCGCGGCGCCGTCGCGAGCGCGCGGCCGATCACGATGCGCTGCTGATTCCCGCCGGAGAGGGCGCCGATCGGGTGCTCGAGGCTCGGGGCGGCGACCCGGTACGCGCGGACGAGGTCGCCCGCGAAGGCGCGTGCCCGCGCTGCGTCGAGGATCCCGTGCGCGGCGAAGCGCGCCAGCAGCGGGGCGGCGAGGATCGCGTTCTCCCAGACCGTGAGCCCGGTCGCGAGCGCCTCGCGCCGACGGTCGCCGGGGATGAGGGCGAGACCGGCCGCGATCGCGGCCCGCACGTCGCCTGCGGGCAGCGTCGTGCCGTGGACGACCACCGTGCCGCGGCGCGGGAGGACGCCGGCGAGCGCCCCGGCGAGCTCGTCCTGGCCGTTGCCGTCGACGCCGGCGACGCCGCAGATCTCGCCGGCGGCGACGGTGAGGTCGACCGCCGCGAGCGCGACCCGGCCGCGGCCCGCGTCGGTCGTGACGTCGCGCGCGACGAGCGCGCCGGTCTCGCGCGGCGACGCCGTACGCGGGGCCGGACCAGCTACGCCGCCGGCGCCGACCATGAGGCGGGCGAGCTCGCGCGCCGTGACCTCGCGCGCGGCGACCGTCGTAACGCGCTTCCCCTCGCGGAGCACCGTCACGGCGTCGCAGAGCGCGAGCGCTTCGTCGAGCTTGTGGGTCACGAAGACGACGAGCATGCCGCCGTCGCGGAGCCGCCGCAGCGTCAGGAACAGATCCGCGGTCTCGTGCGGCGTGAGGACTGCCGTCGGCTCGTCGAGCAGGAGCACGCGCGGCGCCGCCGAGAGCGCGCGCAGGATCTCGACGCGGGCCTGCATGCCGACCGGCAGCGTGCCGCACGGCGCGCTCGGGTCGCCGACGTCGAGACCGTGCGCTGCCGCGAGATCGCGCGCCGCGGCGGCGAGCGCCGCCGGCGCGAGCCACGCGCCCGTCGTCTCCGGCTGTCCGAGCGCCAGGTTCTCCGCGACCGACAGGGCGCCGACCAGCGCGAAGTGCTGGTGTACGACACCGACGCCGGCCGCGCGTGCGGCGCGCGGATCGCCAGGTGCGAGCGGGACACCGTCGACGGCGATCGTGCCGTCGCCGGCGCGCGCCGCGCCGGCGACGAGGCGTACGAGCGTCGACTTGCCGGCGCCGTTCTCGCCGAGGACGCCGTGGATGGAGCCGGCCGGGAGGTCGAGATCGAGGGGCGCCAGCGCCGTGAGGTCTCCGTAGCGCTTGGCGATCCCGCGCAGCGAGAGCCTCGGCGTCGTCATCGCCGGCGGGTCGGGTCCGGCGATCAGAACGCCGCCGTCGGGACCTTCAGCTCACCGGCGCGGATCGCGGCCTCGGTCCGCAGGAGCGCGTTTCGCACATCGGCGGGGATCTTTCCCTCGAGCGCGGGATTGAACACGACCGCGACTGCGCCGTCGGCCATGTGCTCCTCGATGATGCGACTCTTGAACGTGCCGTCCTTCACCTCGCGGGCGATCGCGACGAAGGCCGCCGGAATGTCGATCACGGCGCTCGCGAGGACGACGTTCGGCGCGACCTCGTGCTGCGCCCGGTTCGAGCCGAAGGCGTAGATGCCGCGCTCGCCGGCCGCCTGGAAGACGCCGGGTCCAGCCGCGTCGGCGTTCTGCAGCACGAAGCGGCAGCCGCGGTCGATGAGCGCCAGCGTCGCCGTGCGCGCCGCGCCGACGTCGTCCCAGTTGCCGAGGTACGACGTCGGCACGGGGTAGCCCGGCTTCGCGTGCGCGGCGCCCGCCTGGAACGCGATGAACGTGCTCTTGACCGATGGGATCTCCATGCCGCCGACCGCACACGCCGCGCCGTCGGGCGCCATCCGGGCGGCGAGCTCGCCGAGCACGAAGGTCGCTTCCTCGAGGCGGAACACGATCGGCGCCACGTTCGGGCGAACCGTGCTGCCCGACGTCGTGAGGAACACCGTGTTCGGGAACTCGGGCGCGACCTTCGCCGCCGCGTCCTGGAACTCGAAGCCGTGGCCGATCACGAGCCGGAAGCCGCGCCGCGCATAGTCGCGATACGCCTGCTCGAACTCGGACGGAGTGCGCGTCTCGACCTGGCTGATCTCGGCGCCGAGCCGGTCGCGCACGGCGAGGAGCCCTTCGTATGCGGCGGCGTTCCAGCCGGCGTCGCTGATCGGACCCGGGCTCAAGAGAGCGACCTTGAAGCCTCCGGTGCTTCCGCCGGAAGTGCACGCGCCGATGCTTCCGACCGCCACGACCGCGGCGACGAGGCGCGCGAGACGTCTCGACATGGCGGCGGACGCTACCGGGCGTCGGAGCGGGCCGCAACTCCGGCGAGACCGGAAGGACGGCATTCGCCGAGGGCGTGGCTGCCTCGCGCGCTCGCGCCGGTTCCCTCGAGCACCGACGTTCTCCACGACCTGTCCCGGAGGAGGAGCCGGCCTCTCCGACGTGAAGCCGTGGTCACGTTCGCGGCAGAACGATCCTCGCGACCTGCTCGAGCACCCACTCAGCGTCCGCAAACGCGCGATCGGCGTCGGTGCGCGTGTAGAACTCGGATGGAATCAGGTCCTCACTACCGTAGAAGGCGATTTCGCGGTCCTTCCGCAGCGCCTTGGAGATCTCGGCCATTCGGTGCGCGTGCGGCCGTGCGGTGGCAGGCAAGCGCCCCGCCTCGGCAACGATGATGGCGCCGACGTCGTGGATCTGGGGCACCGTGACGCCGCTCGCGCGCAAGAGCGCCTTCAAGCAGAGCTCGATGATTTCCTGAGCTTCCCGCATCACGTCGGCGTGTGCGCCGCGCGCGAGCAATACCCGGAGCGCCTCGAGGCGATGGCCGGCGCGTGTCACGTAGTCGGCTTCGAGCTTCGGGTTCGTCATCCGGCCCTCCGCCAGTACGACACGCCATGGACCGAACGCCGCTCGAAGCGACCCGTGTCCACGAGCCCTCGAACGTGCCCCAGAAAGGCCGCGAGCCTATTCCCCGGGTCCGTGAGAATCGCGTGCCGCTCGCTCACTTCCAACCACAGGGACGACGGCTCAGCGTCGGGACCGGGGAGATGCACGAAATGCGGCGAGACGCCGGGAAGCACCGCGTGGATCCCGGACGCGACCTGCGCGTCCCACTCTCGGTACAAGTCTCGCCGTATGGGGTCCTTGGGTACGAGCACCACGAGCAGGTCCCAGTCCGAATCGACCCGCGCGCGACTGCCGACTCGCGATCCGAAGAGTGCGACGGCGAGGAGACGCGGGCCGTAGTAGGCCTCGATCGCGGCCGTCACCCGGTGCAGTCGCGGCTCGATCATGGAGGCAACCGTAGCATAGACGGGGAACCATCCCCACTCCCGAACGCCAGAGCGCTTGCCGAGGCGCGCGGAAAGCTGGCACTCGGCGTCGGCCTCGCGCGGCGCGGAGGCGTGCCCCGTCGCGAATTGCAGGGGTAGGTGAAACTCGCTACGAGCGGGACGATGAAGATCCGCGTGCGTGGTGGGGACCCGACGTCGATCGCGGCCGACGTCATGATCGTTGCGGTGGCCGCGGGGGAAGAGGACGGGCGCGAGATGCGAGCGCTCGCGCGGCGCGCCGGCGGCGCGGCGTTGAAGCGCGCGCTCGCCGCGACGCGCTTCCGCGGCCGATCCGGTCAAGCGACCGTGCTGCCGGTGCAGGGACCACGCCGGCAGGCGGTCATGGTCGTCGGGCTTGGCGACGAGGCGCGGATCGACGCCGAAGCCTGGCGGCGCGCCGCCGGCCAGGCCCGCCAGCTTGCCGGCACGCTCGGCGCGACGCGCGTCGTGGTCGCCGGCGGCGCGCGGGCCATCGACACCACGCAGCTCGCGGCCTTCGTCGAGGGCTTCGAGCTCGCCGCCTACCGTTTCGGCAAGTACAAGTCCGAGCCCGATCCCGTGCCGCCGGTCGCCGAGCTGACTTTCGTCGTCGCCGATCCGCCCGCCGAGGAGAGCTTGGCTTCCGTGTGGAGCGCGCTCGAGGTGACGCTCGCCGGCGTGACGCTCGCGCGCGATCTCGTGAACGAGCCGGCGGCGGTGAAGACGCCGACCTACATCGCCGACGTTGCGAAGAGGGCCGGAAAGGATGCCGGCCTCGAGGTCGAGGTCTGGGACCCGAAGCGCATCGCGAGCGAAAAGCTCGCCGGCCTCATTGCGGTCGCGCGCGGCAGCAGCGAGGAGCCGCGCTTCGTGCGCCTCCGCTATCGCGCCAAGGGCGCGAAGCGTCGAGTTGCGCTCGTCGGCAAGGGCATCACGTTCGACTCCGGCGGCCTGTCGCTGAAGCCCGCGAAGAGCATGGAGACGATGAAGTGCGACATGGCCGGGGCGGCGGCGGTGCTCGGCACGATGACCGCGCTCGCGCGCCTGAAGCCGGTGGTCGAGGTGGAGGGCTTCATCCCGATCACCGAGAACCTGCCGGGCGGAAGGGCGCAGAAGCCGGGCGACGTGATCCGCTACCGGAACGACAAGACCGTCGAGGTGCTGAACACCGACGCCGAGGGCCGCCTGGTTCTCGCCGACGCGCTCCTCCTCGCCGCGGATACGAAACCGGACGCCATCATCGACCTCGCGACGCTGACGGGAGCCTGCATGGTGGCGCTCGGCACGCAGGTCGCCGGGCTCTTCGCGAACGATCAGGCGCTCGCCGATCGTCTGCTGGCGGTCGGCGCCGAGACCGGCGAGCCACTCTGGCAGATGCCGCTCGTCGCCGAGTACAAGGACGACATCAAGAGCGCCGTCGCGGACATCAAGAACATCGGCGGCGGGCACGCCGGCAGCATCACCGCGGCGCTCTTCCTCCAGGAGTTCGTCGGCGCGACGCCATGGGTCCACCTCGACATCGCCGGTCCGGCGTTTATCGAGAAGGCGCTGCCGTACGCTCCGAAAGGCGGCACGGGCTTCGGCGTGCGGACGCTGGTCCGCTACCTCACGAGCCTCGCCGCCGGCGCGTGAGGTGCGGAGGTTGACAGGAATCAGTAGCTGCGTCTTCGCCCCGGCGAAGTTGACCGGATTCCCGTTGTCGGCCGTTCACGTTTGTACCGCCGTTCGCCACAGCCTGTCGTCGTGTGGCTCCCGGGTCCGCCACCACCTCATCCGATCACCTGGACGATATCGGCCTCGTCGATACGTCCGTCGTTGGTCGGTAGCGACGCGCCATCGTGCAGTGCTGTGGCCACGATCAGCATGTCGGCTGGATCGCGCAGGGTGGTGAGACGTGCGGCTCCCGCCATGATCGGCTCGCTGAGAGCACGCTTCGCCGCCGCGCAACTTCGTCGACGAGTCGAAGGCAGTGGACCTTGAGCTCGGAGATCGCCACCGTCTTCCTCAGGGGACGCTCCTGACAGGACTGTAGTCAACTGTAAATGGTCAAAAGGAGCACGGTCGTGCGCCTACGGGCAGACCCGCAGACCGTCAACGAATGTCGCTACCTCAGCCGCGCCGTTTGCCGGACGCGGCCTTCTTCGCGGGTTTCGTGGACTTGGCGCTCGGTCCGGACTTCGCGGGCTTCGTTGCGGCCTGGCGCGCCGGCGGCTTCCCCCGCTCGATGACGCGTCTGCGCGTGTCGACCTTCGCCTCGCGGACCGTCGCCGATCGCGTGTGCGCGGTCTGTACGTCGCGGCGGCCGCGCTGGTAGCGCCGCGGCGCCGTGCGCGCGATCTGCGTCGCGCTCCGTTTGCCCTGCGCGACCGCGGTGCTGCGGCTGCCCTTGGCGATGCTCCGTCCGTTCCGTCCGCCGCGGGCGCTTCGCACCACCTGGCGGCGTGGGTGCACCGGCTCGACGTAGGTTGCGAGGCCGATGCGCAGCGGCTCCGCCTTGCCGGCAGGGACGCGCAACGAGTAGCCGCTCGGCGTGATGCCGCTTCGGAGCGCCGGGTTCAGCTCGGCGAGCTCGCTCGCCGTGACGCCGCAGAGCTCGGCGGCGGCGCGTAGCGATACCATACGGTCGACGTCGACCATCTCGTAGTGCTCGGGTGTGTGATCGGTCGGGGTCTCGAAGCCGTAATCCTCTGGCGCCATCGCGATCTGCACCGCGGCGAGGAACTTCGGCACGTACGCCGACGTCTCGCTCGGCAGGTAGCCGCGCTCGCGCATGTCCCAGTAGTCGTCGACGTCTTTGTTCGCGAGGATGCGGGCGACCCGGTACTCACCCGTGTTGTAGGCGGCGAGCGAGAGCTCCCAGTCGCCGAACATTCCGTGCAGATCCTTCAGGTACGCCGACGCGGCCTGCGTCGACTTGATGGGGTCGCGACGCTCGTCGACGAGCGAATCGATGCGGAGCCCGTAGCGCCGTCCGGTAGCCGGAATGAACTGCCACGGACCGGCGGCGCCCGCCGGAGACACCGCCTGGGGCCGGTATCCGCTCTCGATGAGGGGCAGGTACGCGAGCTCGGCGGGCAGGCCCTCGCGCACGAGGATGTCGCGCATGGACGGCAGATACTTGGCCCCCCGGGTGAGGGCGCCGTCGAAGAAGCCGCGTAGATGGGTCTGGAAGGCCGTGACGCGGCTCTGGACGGCCGGGTTCTCGACGTCACCCAAGGCCGATGGCACGTCCGGCTTCGCGTTCGCCCGGGCCCCGGCCGCCGCTCCCGGCGCGGCGCTCGTCATCGCCTGCTTCGCACTCGGACCGACGTGGAAGCAGCCACTGACCAGCATCGCGACCAGCGGGAGCAGGATGTGCGGACCGCCTCGGCGGAGCCACCCGTTTTCCCATGCGTTCGTCATTGCACCCCCTGAACCCCCGTCGACCTTCCGCCCACCCCACGAACGCTACCGGGCCGGTCCACGGCTCTGCCAGTCCCAAACGGCTCCGGGCGCTTGTACACGAAAAATTCCGGGATGCAAGCAAAAATCCGAGGCGGCGCGCCATATTAGGGCATGTGGTCGGGCGCTGGACGAGGCGCGTCAGAAGGCTTCGCAGGCGCGCTCGCAGGCGCGCTCGTATGACATTGTCCATGCGATCCGATGCGGCGTGCGCCCGGTCCGTCGAGCGGCCGCCATGCGAACGGGCACAGTGTTGCCGGGGTCGGGTTCCGGCTGGTAAGCCCGAACGCTCGTGTCGCTCACGTCGAAACGATCTCGCGCCGCCCGGATGGGACTTGCGGCGGCCCTGATCGCGGTCTCGGCGCTCCTCGGACAGGCGATCTTCCCGCACGTTCATGCCGCCCCGCTCGCGAACAAGGCGCCAACCGTGCGTGAGCTCGCGATTCCGGCGTGCGGCGAGCGCCGTCCCGCCGCTCTCGCCGCGACGACCCTTCCGAGCTCCGACGGCGACGCGCATCGGCACGCGCCGTCGAGCTGTCCGCTCTGTCGGGCCCAGATCGACGCCCGCTCGTCGGTGCCGTCGACGGCGCTGGCGTTGCCGGCTCCGACCCTCGGCGTCACGCCGTCCGTCCCGGATTCAGAGACGGCGCTCGCCGTCGCCGTCCGTGATTTCGCCGCTCCGCGCGGTCCTCCCAGCGCCTCCTGAAGCGAACGCTCTCCGTCTCGACCTAGACCCGAGACGCGTCGCGCGGATCGCGACGCCTTGCTTCGTCATTGGAGGAACCGATGAAGATTCACCACCGCTGGATCGCCGGCGTGGTCGCGGCCGCATTGGCCGCGACGCTCGCACCGGCACGGGTGCGCGCCGCCGACGACCTGGAGTCGCTGCGGCGCGAGATCGACGAGCTCCGCCGGCGCGACGCCGAGCGCCAACGCGAGATCGACGCGCTCGAGACCGAGGTGCAGCGCTTGCGGGACGCCCAAGGGATGCCGCAGCCCGCGGCGTTGCCGTCGCCGGCCGCCGCCGCGAGCGCCCTCGACCGCGCCGTCGGTGCGCTCGCGACGGAGCCGAGTGCGCCCGCCGCGCCCGTATCGTCGCCGGCGCTCGTCGCTCGCAGGATCGGGTCGGCCGAGATCAAGCTCCTCGACGTGTCGTTCGATACGATGCTGGCCGCTGGGGGCTCGACCGTGCCCGACCACGAGGTCGAGGAGCTCGAGGGCGGGGACCACGACCCGCAGCGGCGCGGCTTCACGCTCCAACAAGCCGAGCTGTCCTTCACGGGTGCCGTCGACCCCTACTTCACCGCCGAGGCGCACGTCGTCCTCAGCCCCGACCACGTCGAGCTCGAGGAGGCGTTCTTCACCTCGACGTCGCTGCCGTGGAACCTGCAGCTCGAGGGCGGCTACTTTCTGACCGAGTTCGGGCGCATCAACCCGACCCACTCGCACGCCTGGGACTGGATCGACCAGCCGATCGTCGTCACCCGCATGTTCGGCGGCGAAGGATTGCGGTCGCCGGGCGCGCGGCTCGCCTGGCTCTCGCCGCTGCCCTGGTTCGCCGAATTCCAGGTGGGCGTCCAGAACGCGAACGAGGAGCACACGACGCCGAGCTTCATGGGCGACGAGGCGATTGGCGGCCGCCCGGCCGAGAAGACGAACACCGGCAGCATGAAGGACCTCCTGTATCTGGCCCGCTGGAAGAACGCCTGGAACTGGAGCGGCGGCGTGACGACGCAGCTCGGCTTCTCTGGCCTCTTCGGCCCGAACGCGACGGGCGGCGACGGCCGCACCTATCTCTACGGCACCGACATGGTGTGGAAGTGGCAGCCGCCCGACCACTTCCGCGGCTGGCCCTTCGTGACGTGGCAGAGCGAGATCATGCGGCGCGACTACCGTGCCGCCGCCTACGTCGATCCCGAGGATCCGAACGCCGACCTCGCGGGCGATACGCTTCGCGACTGGGGCCTCTACGCGCAGGCGCTCTGGGGCTTTCACTATCAGTGGGCCGCTGGGCTCCGGTACGAGTACGCGGGTGGCAGCGGCGCCAGCGTCGACGGCCGACAGAACGATCCGCGCCGTGACGATCGCCATCGCGTCGCGCCGCTCATCATCTGGCAGCCATCCGAGTATGCGCGCATCCGGCTGCAATACGACTTCGACCACGCCGAGTTCCTCTCCGAGAAGGACGCGCACAGTGTCTGGCTTGGCTTCGAGGTGCTCTACGGCGCGCACCCGGCGCATCAGTACTGAGGAGACGGACCATGCATGGAGCGATCGTAATCGTCGCGGCGGCGGCACTGCTCCCGGCCGTCGCGTCGTCCGCTCGGGCCGAGCAACTGCTCGCCGTCTGTGCGACGGTGCCCGAGCTCGGCGCCATCGTCCGCGAGGTCGGTGGCGACCAGGTGGCCGTCGAGGTCTTCACCAAACCGACCGAAGACCCGCATTTCACACCGGCGCGTCCGAGCCTCATCAAGTCGTTGAACGCCTGCGAGCTGCTGGTTCAGGTCGGCATGGATCTCGAGATCGGCTGGCTTCCGTTGCTCGTGAAGAACGCGCGGAACGCCGCGGTGCTGCCCGGAGGCGCCGGCTTCCTCGACGCCTCGGCCACGATCACGCCGATCGACGTTCCGACGGGAGCCGTCGACCGCTCGATGGGCGACGTGCACCCGTACGGCAATCCGCATTATCTGCTCGATCCCGTGAACGGGATGCGGGTCGCGGCCGCGGTGCGGGACAGGCTCGCGGCACTCCGCCCGGCCGGGCAGACGGGCTTCGACGAACGGCTCGCCGCCTTCCGGCGGCGCGTCGCCGTCGGTCTCGTCGGCGCCGGGCTCACCGAGAAGTACGACGTCGAGAAGCTCGCGCTCCTCGCCGAGCACGGGAAGCTCCTCGAATTCCTCCGCAGTCAGGGGGAGGAGAAGGATCTCGGCGGTTGGCTCGGGGTGCTCGCCCACGACTTCGGCGCCAAGGTGATCGACGATCATCCCATGTGGCCGTACTTCGCGCGCCGGTTCGGGCTCGTCGTCGCCGCCCACCTCGAGCCGAAGCCCGGCATCCCGCCGACGACGAAGCACCTGGCCGACGTCATCGCGCTCGTGAGGCGCGAAGGGATTCGCGTGGTGCTCGCCTCGGCCTACTACGACCCGCGCCATGCCCGCTTCGTTGCCGGCGAGACCGGTGCCAAGGTGCTGGCGATGGCGAATCAGGCGGGGGCGCGGCCCGGGACGGAGGACTACGTGGCCTTCATAGACTACGACGTCCGGCAGGTCGCCGAGGGGCTGAAGCCGTGAGCGGCGCCGACCCGTTGGTGCGCGCCGTCGATCTGGCCCTCGGCTACGGCGGCGCCGTCGTGTTGCGGGACGTGCAGCTCGAGATCCGCGCCGGCGAGTACTGGTTCCTCGTCGGGCCGAACGGTTCGGGCAAGAGCACCTTCACCCGCGCGCTCTTCGGTATGGTCCGGCCGGCGGCGGGCGAACTGTGGGTCGATCCGGTGCGCGCGCCCCGACAACGCTGGGCGTTCGTGCCGCAGCGGAGCGTGGTCGACCCGTCGGTGCCGACGACGGTCCGCGAGCAGGTGGCGCTCGGGCTCGTCGGGATCCGCGTGACAGGCGAAGAAGCGGCGGCGCGCGTTGCGCACGCGCTCGAGCAGGTCGATCTTGCCGGGCGCGCCCTCGACGACTTCTGGGCGCTCTCGGGAGGGCAACGGCAACGCGTCATGCTCGCGCGCGCTCTCGTCCGTCGCCCGACCCTGCTCGTGCTCGACGAGCCCGAGGCCGGGCTCGATCTCGCGGCCGAGGAGCGGCTGCTCGCCCTCCTCGACGTGATCAATCGCGATTACGGCGTGACGCTCGTCCACGTCTCCCACGATCTCGGCAGCGTCGGCCGCCATGCGACGCACGTGGCGCTCTTTCACGACGGCGGCGTCGAGAGCGGGCCGGCCGCTGCGGTTCTGACGCGTGCACGGCTCGAGCGCGCATATGGGGTCGCCGTGCCGGCGGCGTTGGGGGCGATCGCGTGATCGCGAGCTTCGTCGCCTCGTGGCCGCTCTTCCACGACGCCTACCTTGCCGGGTGCTCGATCGCGCTCCTGCTGGCGCTCCTCGGCGTGGTCGTCGTGACGCGCGACCAGATCTTCTTCGGCGCCGCCGTCGCGCAGGCGTCGGTGCTCGGGATCGCCGTCGCGGTCTCGGTCGGCGGCCTGCCGGTGCTCGCCTGGTGCGCCTGGTGCGACGACGACTGGACGCACACCCTCGTCGGCGGAGTCTTCGCCGTCGCGGGCGCGCTCGCGACCGCGACGGCGCACCCGCGCGGCGAGAGCCCCGAGGCGCTCACCGGTTGGGTGTTCCTCACCGGAAGCTCCTTCGCGGTGCTCCTCCTCGCGCACAGTCCGCACGGGATGGACGAGATCAATCGCCTCCTCGCGAGCACCATCATCGGCGCGAGCGCCGTGGACGTCGCCCTCCTCACGGTCCTGTTCGCTGTGACGGCAGCCGCGGCCGCGACGTGGAGCGCGCCGCTCCGGCTGGTGCTCATGGACCCCGAGATGGCGAGCGCCGTCGGGCTCCGCATCGGGACGTGGCATCGCGCGCTCGCGATCGCGCTCGGTGTCGCCATGGGTCTCGCGATCCACGTCTCCGGCGTCGTGTTCAGCTTCGGCTTCCTGGTGCTGCCGGCGCTCGTCGCGAAGCAGCTCTGCCGTGAGGTTGGCCAGATGCTCTGGGTGAGCCCGCTCGTCGGGCTCGTCGCGGCGATCACGGGGTTCGTGGTGGCAAACGACCGCGACCTTCCGCCGGGGCAGGCGGCGGTCGCGGTCCTCTGCGTTCTGCTCGCCACCGCGTGGACCGGGCGCCGCCTGCGCGGCCGGTAGGGCGCGTCGGAACGATCGGCGCCTCTCAGCCCCGCGCCATGTTGCGCAGCACCATCTGCAGGATGCCGCCGTGGCGCAGGTAGTCGACCTCGATCGGGCTGTCGACGCGCGCGATCGCCGTGAAGACGATCGCGCTGCCGTCGGCGCGACGGGCGCGGACGGTGAGCTTCTTGCGGGGGGTCAGGGCGCCGAGACCCTCGATGGCATAGACCTCGAGACCGTCGAGCCCGAGCGTCGTCCGGCTCTGGCCCGCCTCGAATTGCAGCGGCACGACGCCCATGCCGACGAGGTTGCTGCGGTGGATGCGCTCGTAGCTCTCGGCGATCACCGCCTTCACGCCGAGCAGCAGCGTGCCCTTGGCGGCCCAGTCGCGCGAGCTTCCCGACCCGTACTCCTTGCCGGCGACGATCACGAGCGGCGTGCCCGCCGCGCGGTACTTCTCGGAGGCCTGGAAGATCCGCATCTCGACGCCGTCGGGGAGGTGCAGCGTCCAGTCGCCTTCCTTGCCGCCGACGAGCTCATTGCGGAGACGGACGTTCCCGAACGTGCCCCGCACCATCACCTGGTGGTTGCCGCGGCGCGCCCCGAAGCTGTTGAAGTCGC is part of the Deltaproteobacteria bacterium genome and harbors:
- a CDS encoding ABC transporter permease is translated as MTRGPDPRRLAAPAAAAGAALLVSGLVLAAAGADPLAALGALVEGAFGDRFALVDTLVKSCPLALMGLAVAIAFRSGVWNIGADGQLLVGALAATAAAQAAGDRTLALPAALACGIVAGALWAGLAAALKLRRQVNEVISTIMLNFVAARLVGFAVHGPLMEAAGRYPQSDPLPAAAELPALGSGLHGGVLLALAAAPLVWFLLHRTTLGFRWRAAGENFLAARLAGLAPGRATMSAMLVSGGLAGLAGGIEVAGVTHRLFEQFSGGQGYTAIAVALLARLHPGGVIVSALFFAALAAGSGAMQRSAGVSAVFASIVQATVILALLAAEAPRFTRRRGGGGAAPHAEAV
- a CDS encoding ATP-binding cassette domain-containing protein, with amino-acid sequence MTTPRLSLRGIAKRYGDLTALAPLDLDLPAGSIHGVLGENGAGKSTLVRLVAGAARAGDGTIAVDGVPLAPGDPRAARAAGVGVVHQHFALVGALSVAENLALGQPETTGAWLAPAALAAAARDLAAAHGLDVGDPSAPCGTLPVGMQARVEILRALSAAPRVLLLDEPTAVLTPHETADLFLTLRRLRDGGMLVVFVTHKLDEALALCDAVTVLREGKRVTTVAAREVTARELARLMVGAGGVAGPAPRTASPRETGALVARDVTTDAGRGRVALAAVDLTVAAGEICGVAGVDGNGQDELAGALAGVLPRRGTVVVHGTTLPAGDVRAAIAAGLALIPGDRRREALATGLTVWENAILAAPLLARFAAHGILDAARARAFAGDLVRAYRVAAPSLEHPIGALSGGNQQRIVIGRALATAPRVLVAVNPTRGLDIAATAHVHATLAAAAAAGAAVVIFSTDLDELAAVADRLWVLYRGRLAGPLPPIDRERIGAAMAGLA
- a CDS encoding BMP family protein, whose product is MSRRLARLVAAVVAVGSIGACTSGGSTGGFKVALLSPGPISDAGWNAAAYEGLLAVRDRLGAEISQVETRTPSEFEQAYRDYARRGFRLVIGHGFEFQDAAAKVAPEFPNTVFLTTSGSTVRPNVAPIVFRLEEATFVLGELAARMAPDGAACAVGGMEIPSVKSTFIAFQAGAAHAKPGYPVPTSYLGNWDDVGAARTATLALIDRGCRFVLQNADAAGPGVFQAAGERGIYAFGSNRAQHEVAPNVVLASAVIDIPAAFVAIAREVKDGTFKSRIIEEHMADGAVAVVFNPALEGKIPADVRNALLRTEAAIRAGELKVPTAAF
- a CDS encoding HEPN domain-containing protein: MTNPKLEADYVTRAGHRLEALRVLLARGAHADVMREAQEIIELCLKALLRASGVTVPQIHDVGAIIVAEAGRLPATARPHAHRMAEISKALRKDREIAFYGSEDLIPSEFYTRTDADRAFADAEWVLEQVARIVLPRT
- a CDS encoding nucleotidyltransferase domain-containing protein: MIEPRLHRVTAAIEAYYGPRLLAVALFGSRVGSRARVDSDWDLLVVLVPKDPIRRDLYREWDAQVASGIHAVLPGVSPHFVHLPGPDAEPSSLWLEVSERHAILTDPGNRLAAFLGHVRGLVDTGRFERRSVHGVSYWRRAG
- a CDS encoding leucyl aminopeptidase; the encoded protein is MKIRVRGGDPTSIAADVMIVAVAAGEEDGREMRALARRAGGAALKRALAATRFRGRSGQATVLPVQGPRRQAVMVVGLGDEARIDAEAWRRAAGQARQLAGTLGATRVVVAGGARAIDTTQLAAFVEGFELAAYRFGKYKSEPDPVPPVAELTFVVADPPAEESLASVWSALEVTLAGVTLARDLVNEPAAVKTPTYIADVAKRAGKDAGLEVEVWDPKRIASEKLAGLIAVARGSSEEPRFVRLRYRAKGAKRRVALVGKGITFDSGGLSLKPAKSMETMKCDMAGAAAVLGTMTALARLKPVVEVEGFIPITENLPGGRAQKPGDVIRYRNDKTVEVLNTDAEGRLVLADALLLAADTKPDAIIDLATLTGACMVALGTQVAGLFANDQALADRLLAVGAETGEPLWQMPLVAEYKDDIKSAVADIKNIGGGHAGSITAALFLQEFVGATPWVHLDIAGPAFIEKALPYAPKGGTGFGVRTLVRYLTSLAAGA
- a CDS encoding lytic transglycosylase domain-containing protein; translation: MTNAWENGWLRRGGPHILLPLVAMLVSGCFHVGPSAKQAMTSAAPGAAAGARANAKPDVPSALGDVENPAVQSRVTAFQTHLRGFFDGALTRGAKYLPSMRDILVREGLPAELAYLPLIESGYRPQAVSPAGAAGPWQFIPATGRRYGLRIDSLVDERRDPIKSTQAASAYLKDLHGMFGDWELSLAAYNTGEYRVARILANKDVDDYWDMRERGYLPSETSAYVPKFLAAVQIAMAPEDYGFETPTDHTPEHYEMVDVDRMVSLRAAAELCGVTASELAELNPALRSGITPSGYSLRVPAGKAEPLRIGLATYVEPVHPRRQVVRSARGGRNGRSIAKGSRSTAVAQGKRSATQIARTAPRRYQRGRRDVQTAHTRSATVREAKVDTRRRVIERGKPPARQAATKPAKSGPSAKSTKPAKKAASGKRRG